The following coding sequences lie in one Euhalothece natronophila Z-M001 genomic window:
- a CDS encoding DNA-directed RNA polymerase subunit beta', which yields MFWNHVVDKKQLKNLIHWAFIHYGSARCAAMADAVKDMGFHYATQAGVSISVEDLQVPPSKASLLEDAEKTITETEQRYRTGKITEVERFQKVIDTWNGTSEALKDEVVRNFQVTDPLNSVYMMSQSGARGNLSQVRQLVGMRGLMADPQGEIIDLPIKTNFREGLTVTEYIISSYGARKGLVDTALRTADSGYLTRRLVDVAQDVIVREEDCGTQRGITLTSMTDGERTLIPLEERLFGRALAEDVIDPETGEVIAERNQEVDQPLAKKIAGKVKEVYVRSPLTCEAARSVCQHCYGWSLAHGRPVDKGEAVGIIAAQSIGEPGTQLTMRTFHTGGVFTGDIAQQVTAPGEGKVTIPKKLRTRKKRTRHGEEREQVEVAGEISIKLANGEQETIPVTPGSLLMVENGEKVHSGQLVVEVATPKKRSTEKATKDVSSDLAGEVLFQDLVPEEKVDRQGNTTRTAQQAGLLWVLSGEVYNLLPGAEPVAQNGASVKPGDILAETKIATNKGGVVRLGSGKREIEIITASVQLDQAQIRRSSMGSGEQYVIYAANDQRFVLKATPGSKVRHGDVIAELMDETYHTDTGGIVKYAGVEVEKRGKAKNGYEVTKGGTLLWIPEECHEINKDISLLMVEEGEYVEAGAEIVKDMYCQSSGVVEVVQKNDILREIVIKSGEIHLSEQEPTCGSDQLVHPGEEIMPGLTADELRYVQYVETPEGNAVLLRPVIEYTIPDDPDIPSQASMNESGDVQIELKASQRLFYKDGERVKSVNGLELMRTQLVLNIDDGEEVPSKDALPMSVDIELVESEDDPEAYSLQMVILESLAIRRENKGDAFSGSPQTRILVEDGQEIPKGEVVARTEIRCREAGEVRGIREGAEAVRRILVVRDADLTSIPISGEAKVAVGDLVVAESAIAPNVTTPESGQVVEVKDDAVVLRNARPYRVSSGAVLHVENGSLVQRGDNLVLLIYERSKTGDIIQGLPRIEELLEARKPREACVLAHRAGTAQVEYKDDETVDVKIVEADGVIADYPIGAGQNLLISDGQWVEAGMPLTDGPAKPDEILEVFFDHYLEEKGMYEAAMLSLQKVQQFLVDEVQGVYQSQGIDIADKHIEVIVRQMTSKVKVEDGGETIRLPGELAELRDVHKENETMAIVGGAPVQYRPTLLGITKASLNTDSFISAASFQETTRVLTEAAIEGKSDYLRGLKENVIIGRLIPAGTGFSVHEDSLGPSFIEEEPDSTPKTIYPLPAEVQVNNNGDLVDDQTARNYNLADEDLSGVVDQEVDLDNEE from the coding sequence ATCTTCTGGAATCACGTAGTTGATAAAAAGCAGCTCAAAAACTTAATTCATTGGGCATTTATTCATTATGGTAGTGCCAGATGCGCTGCTATGGCGGATGCGGTGAAAGATATGGGTTTTCACTATGCGACCCAAGCCGGTGTTTCCATTAGTGTCGAAGATTTACAAGTCCCGCCGAGTAAAGCCTCCCTCCTTGAAGATGCCGAAAAAACAATCACGGAAACTGAGCAACGCTATCGCACTGGAAAAATTACAGAGGTAGAGCGCTTTCAGAAAGTAATTGACACTTGGAATGGCACATCAGAAGCGTTAAAAGATGAGGTAGTGAGAAATTTCCAAGTTACTGATCCTTTAAACTCAGTTTATATGATGTCCCAATCGGGGGCAAGAGGGAACTTATCCCAAGTGCGTCAGCTAGTAGGAATGCGTGGTTTAATGGCTGATCCTCAAGGGGAAATTATTGACCTGCCCATTAAAACGAATTTTCGAGAAGGATTAACGGTCACTGAGTATATTATCTCTTCTTATGGAGCCCGGAAGGGATTAGTTGATACGGCTCTAAGAACTGCTGACTCAGGCTATTTAACCCGTCGTTTGGTGGATGTTGCCCAAGATGTAATTGTTCGAGAAGAAGATTGTGGTACCCAGCGAGGGATTACTCTCACCAGTATGACTGATGGGGAACGGACGTTAATTCCTCTAGAAGAACGCTTATTTGGTCGCGCCTTAGCTGAAGATGTAATTGATCCTGAGACAGGGGAAGTCATCGCTGAGCGCAATCAGGAAGTGGATCAGCCCTTAGCGAAGAAAATTGCAGGGAAAGTTAAAGAGGTTTATGTCAGATCGCCGTTGACCTGTGAGGCAGCGCGATCGGTGTGTCAGCATTGCTATGGTTGGAGTTTAGCCCATGGTCGCCCTGTGGATAAGGGAGAAGCAGTGGGCATTATTGCAGCCCAGTCTATTGGTGAACCTGGAACCCAGTTAACAATGCGGACGTTCCACACTGGAGGGGTATTTACAGGAGATATTGCTCAACAGGTAACTGCCCCAGGAGAAGGGAAAGTGACGATTCCCAAAAAGCTACGGACTCGAAAAAAACGTACTCGTCATGGGGAAGAACGAGAACAAGTGGAAGTCGCTGGGGAAATTTCGATCAAACTGGCAAATGGAGAACAAGAGACGATTCCTGTTACTCCAGGCTCCTTGTTAATGGTCGAAAATGGCGAAAAAGTACATTCAGGACAATTAGTGGTAGAAGTAGCAACCCCGAAAAAACGCTCTACCGAAAAGGCAACCAAGGATGTTTCTTCCGACTTGGCAGGGGAAGTCCTTTTCCAAGACTTAGTGCCAGAAGAAAAAGTAGATCGCCAGGGAAATACGACTCGCACTGCACAGCAGGCTGGTTTACTCTGGGTGCTTTCGGGAGAGGTTTATAACTTACTCCCAGGAGCAGAACCTGTTGCACAAAATGGGGCTTCTGTCAAGCCAGGGGATATTCTTGCGGAAACCAAAATTGCCACGAATAAAGGTGGTGTAGTTCGCTTGGGTAGTGGCAAGCGGGAAATTGAAATTATTACTGCTTCGGTACAGCTGGATCAGGCGCAAATTCGCCGTTCTAGCATGGGAAGTGGTGAACAGTATGTGATTTATGCAGCCAATGATCAACGCTTTGTTCTTAAAGCAACTCCTGGCAGTAAAGTTCGTCATGGTGATGTTATCGCCGAGTTAATGGATGAGACTTACCACACTGATACCGGTGGTATTGTGAAGTATGCCGGTGTAGAAGTAGAAAAACGTGGGAAGGCAAAAAATGGGTATGAAGTCACTAAAGGCGGAACGCTGCTCTGGATACCAGAAGAATGTCATGAAATTAATAAAGATATTTCTCTGTTAATGGTTGAGGAGGGCGAGTACGTAGAAGCCGGAGCAGAAATTGTGAAGGATATGTACTGTCAATCCTCAGGTGTGGTAGAGGTTGTCCAGAAAAATGACATTCTGCGCGAGATTGTAATTAAGTCTGGGGAAATTCATCTCAGTGAGCAAGAGCCTACTTGTGGATCGGATCAATTGGTTCATCCAGGGGAAGAAATTATGCCAGGCTTGACTGCTGATGAACTGCGTTATGTGCAGTATGTGGAAACTCCTGAAGGCAATGCCGTTCTATTGCGCCCCGTTATAGAATATACAATTCCTGATGATCCTGATATTCCGTCTCAAGCCTCAATGAATGAGTCTGGGGATGTCCAAATTGAGTTGAAGGCTTCGCAACGTTTGTTTTATAAAGATGGGGAGCGAGTGAAGTCGGTTAATGGCTTGGAGTTAATGCGTACTCAGCTAGTTCTCAATATTGATGATGGAGAAGAAGTGCCGAGTAAAGACGCGCTACCGATGAGTGTTGATATTGAGTTAGTGGAGAGTGAGGATGATCCTGAGGCTTATTCTTTACAAATGGTCATCTTAGAATCCCTTGCGATTCGTCGTGAAAATAAAGGGGATGCTTTTAGTGGCAGTCCACAAACTCGGATTTTGGTTGAAGACGGACAGGAAATCCCGAAAGGGGAAGTGGTAGCTCGCACGGAAATTCGCTGTCGAGAGGCTGGAGAAGTTCGTGGCATTCGTGAAGGAGCTGAGGCAGTTCGTCGAATCTTAGTGGTTCGAGATGCTGATTTAACTTCAATTCCTATTTCTGGTGAAGCTAAGGTTGCTGTTGGAGATTTGGTTGTGGCTGAAAGCGCGATCGCGCCGAATGTGACTACCCCAGAATCAGGACAAGTAGTAGAGGTTAAAGATGATGCTGTTGTCTTACGCAATGCCCGTCCTTATCGAGTATCTTCAGGGGCAGTGCTTCATGTGGAAAATGGCAGTTTAGTGCAACGGGGCGATAATCTTGTCTTGCTAATTTATGAACGGTCAAAAACTGGCGACATTATCCAAGGTTTGCCAAGAATTGAAGAGTTATTAGAAGCTCGTAAACCCCGTGAAGCGTGTGTTCTTGCTCACCGTGCAGGAACAGCACAAGTGGAATATAAAGATGATGAAACCGTTGATGTGAAAATTGTTGAAGCCGATGGGGTGATCGCTGATTATCCCATTGGTGCCGGGCAAAACTTGCTCATTAGTGATGGACAATGGGTAGAGGCAGGAATGCCTTTAACTGATGGACCAGCCAAGCCTGATGAAATTCTGGAAGTGTTCTTTGATCATTATCTAGAAGAGAAAGGAATGTATGAAGCTGCAATGTTGAGTTTGCAGAAAGTACAGCAGTTCTTGGTGGATGAAGTCCAAGGGGTTTATCAGTCACAAGGAATTGACATTGCTGATAAGCACATTGAGGTTATTGTCCGTCAAATGACCTCGAAAGTAAAAGTAGAGGATGGTGGCGAGACAATTCGCTTACCTGGGGAATTAGCAGAGTTGCGAGATGTCCATAAAGAAAATGAAACCATGGCAATTGTTGGTGGCGCACCAGTGCAATATCGCCCGACATTGTTAGGGATTACCAAGGCATCTCTTAATACGGATAGCTTTATCAGTGCTGCTAGTTTCCAAGAAACTACTCGTGTCTTAACTGAAGCCGCCATTGAAGGAAAATCCGATTATCTTCGTGGCTTGAAGGAAAATGTCATTATCGGGCGTTTAATTCCAGCTGGTACTGGTTTCAGTGTCCATGAAGACTCTTTAGGACCTTCTTTCATTGAAGAGGAGCCTGATTCAACGCCAAAAACCATTTATCCCCTTCCTGCTGAGGTTCAGGTGAATAACAATGGTGATTTGGTTGATGACCAAACCGCTCGCAATTACAACTTAGCGGATGAGGATTTATCTGGAGTAGTTGATCAGGAAGTGGACTTAGACAACGAAGAATAA
- the ribBA gene encoding bifunctional 3,4-dihydroxy-2-butanone-4-phosphate synthase/GTP cyclohydrolase II, which yields MDSQTTYPIKFDPIEEALEAFRSGRPIIVVDDENRENEGDLICAAQFATPAMINFMAVEARGLICLAMTGERLDVLELPLMVRNNTDSNQTAFTVSIDAAKHLGTTTGISAEDRARTIQIAINPTSSPEDLTRPGHVFPIRAKEGGVLKRAGHTEAAVDLCRLSALTPAGVICEIQNPDGTMARLPELGEYAKRHNLKLISIADLISYRLQHDRFVYRETICKLPTQFGDFQIYAYRNQLDDTEHIAIVKGDPDTFTEEPVMVRMHSECLTGDALGSMRCDCRMQLQAALKMIENAGRGVVVYLRQEGRGIGLVNKLKAYSLQDMGLDTVEANEKLGFPADLRDYGMGAQMLNDLGVKQIRLITNNPRKIAGLKGYGLEVVERVPLLIEATDHNSVYLATKAKKLGHMLLQTYLASVAIDWRDNLPSVTDRYRRLERLRELANDYHLLVQEEARPVAIALFGTPDLTVHFGFDQANVAKPDWYTHPNHPYVIALSKILDDIISWEEVKRLEFLVSPGDDPMTGLQVKLNREPHPNGKNPSSVCNHLTPQTIYSFVND from the coding sequence GTGGATTCGCAAACAACCTATCCCATTAAATTTGACCCCATAGAAGAAGCACTGGAAGCCTTCCGTTCCGGTCGCCCAATAATCGTCGTAGATGACGAAAATCGCGAAAATGAGGGGGATTTAATCTGTGCCGCTCAATTTGCAACGCCGGCAATGATTAATTTTATGGCAGTGGAAGCGCGAGGGCTAATTTGTTTAGCTATGACCGGAGAGCGTCTTGATGTGCTTGAGTTGCCCTTAATGGTGAGGAATAACACTGATAGTAACCAAACTGCCTTCACAGTTAGCATTGACGCTGCTAAGCATTTAGGCACAACTACAGGTATTTCTGCCGAAGATCGCGCTCGCACGATTCAAATTGCCATTAACCCCACCTCTTCCCCAGAAGATTTAACCCGCCCTGGTCATGTTTTCCCCATCCGTGCTAAGGAAGGAGGGGTGTTAAAACGCGCCGGACACACTGAAGCGGCTGTAGATCTTTGTCGCTTATCAGCATTAACCCCAGCAGGAGTAATTTGTGAAATTCAAAACCCTGATGGGACAATGGCACGTTTACCAGAGTTAGGGGAATATGCCAAACGGCATAACCTGAAATTAATCAGTATTGCTGATTTAATTAGTTACCGTTTACAGCACGATCGCTTTGTGTATAGAGAAACTATTTGTAAGTTACCCACCCAGTTTGGGGATTTTCAAATTTACGCTTATCGTAATCAGCTAGATGACACTGAACATATTGCAATTGTTAAGGGGGATCCCGATACCTTTACCGAGGAACCCGTTATGGTGCGAATGCACTCAGAATGCTTAACTGGGGATGCCTTGGGGTCAATGCGTTGTGACTGTCGGATGCAACTACAAGCTGCCCTAAAAATGATTGAAAATGCCGGGCGAGGGGTTGTCGTCTATTTACGTCAAGAAGGACGTGGCATTGGTTTAGTGAATAAATTAAAAGCCTATTCTCTCCAAGATATGGGCTTGGATACGGTAGAGGCTAATGAAAAGTTAGGCTTCCCTGCTGATCTCCGCGACTATGGTATGGGCGCGCAAATGCTCAATGATTTGGGTGTTAAACAGATTCGCCTCATTACCAATAACCCACGGAAAATTGCAGGCTTAAAAGGCTATGGGTTAGAAGTAGTAGAGCGCGTTCCACTGTTAATTGAAGCCACTGACCATAACTCGGTTTATTTGGCAACCAAAGCCAAAAAACTGGGTCATATGCTGTTACAAACTTATTTAGCCAGTGTTGCTATTGATTGGCGAGATAATTTGCCCTCAGTCACAGATCGCTATCGTCGTTTAGAACGGTTAAGAGAGTTAGCTAATGATTATCATCTTTTAGTACAAGAGGAAGCCCGTCCTGTCGCGATCGCGCTTTTTGGAACCCCTGATCTAACAGTCCATTTTGGCTTTGACCAAGCTAATGTTGCGAAGCCAGATTGGTACACTCACCCCAATCACCCCTACGTCATTGCCCTCAGTAAAATTTTAGATGATATTATCAGTTGGGAAGAAGTCAAACGGTTAGAATTTTTAGTGTCTCCTGGGGATGATCCCATGACTGGATTACAAGTTAAACTCAATCGAGAACCCCATCCCAATGGAAAAAATCCTTCTTCTGTTTGTAACCACTTGACACCGCAGACGATTTATAGCTTTGTCAACGATTGA
- a CDS encoding SDR family NAD(P)-dependent oxidoreductase produces MKTALITGASSGIGTAFAQELASRNYNLVLVARSQAKLETLAKQLQESHAINTEIIVQDLTANNAAQTVFDTVNHQGIHIDLLINNAGFGDYGVFADSSLEKQLEMIQLNITALVALTHLFLSPMREQGNGGIINISSIAGFQPIPYMSVYGATKAFVLNFSEALWAENQEAGITVTCVSPGPTETAFFERAGFSSNSSGSSATPEEVAKEGLKAFEEKQTNVVTGGLGNHVITNIPRFLPREALVKLVAKQFRPTQ; encoded by the coding sequence ATGAAAACAGCTCTGATCACAGGGGCTTCATCAGGTATTGGAACTGCCTTTGCCCAAGAATTAGCCAGCCGTAACTATAATCTTGTCTTAGTTGCTCGCTCGCAAGCAAAATTAGAAACACTAGCTAAGCAACTGCAAGAGAGTCATGCTATTAATACAGAGATAATCGTTCAAGACTTAACGGCTAATAACGCCGCACAAACGGTTTTTGATACCGTTAATCATCAGGGAATCCACATTGATTTACTGATCAATAATGCTGGGTTTGGCGATTATGGCGTATTTGCGGACAGTTCTCTAGAGAAACAACTAGAGATGATTCAATTAAATATTACTGCGCTTGTGGCATTAACTCATCTCTTTCTTAGCCCGATGCGAGAACAGGGAAATGGTGGGATTATTAATATTTCTTCCATTGCTGGCTTTCAACCAATTCCCTATATGTCTGTATATGGCGCGACTAAAGCCTTTGTTCTTAACTTTAGTGAAGCCCTGTGGGCAGAAAATCAAGAGGCTGGAATTACGGTTACTTGTGTCTCTCCTGGCCCAACGGAAACTGCCTTTTTTGAACGGGCTGGCTTTTCTAGTAATAGCTCTGGATCATCAGCGACCCCAGAAGAGGTGGCTAAAGAAGGGCTCAAAGCCTTTGAAGAAAAACAAACGAATGTGGTTACAGGAGGGTTAGGGAATCACGTAATTACCAATATTCCGCGCTTTTTACCCAGAGAAGCCTTAGTTAAGTTGGTAGCAAAGCAATTTCGCCCGACACAATAA
- a CDS encoding L-threonylcarbamoyladenylate synthase, whose protein sequence is MATVYSIHPENPQERILETVAQELQNGAIMLYPTDTVYAIGCDLSVKSAVERVRSLKRLSNEKPLTFLCSSLSNIADYALVNDNAYRLMKRLIPGTYTFLLPATKAVPRLVMNPKRKTTGIRVPDNPLCQSLLKTLGNPIISTSAYFGDNNGQLSTFDYEKARLFDSLDKLVDIILDDGYPNLQTEVSTIIDLTGKEPEIIREGLGIQEAESWL, encoded by the coding sequence ATGGCTACTGTTTATTCTATTCATCCTGAAAACCCTCAAGAGCGCATTTTAGAGACGGTTGCTCAAGAGTTGCAAAATGGGGCGATTATGCTATATCCCACAGATACAGTTTACGCGATCGGCTGTGACTTGAGTGTAAAATCAGCAGTGGAAAGGGTGCGTTCCCTCAAACGGCTAAGTAATGAAAAGCCTTTAACCTTCTTATGTTCTTCTCTTTCAAATATTGCTGATTATGCCCTTGTTAACGATAATGCTTATCGGTTGATGAAGCGGTTAATTCCAGGAACTTATACATTCTTGTTACCAGCAACAAAAGCTGTTCCTCGTTTAGTGATGAATCCGAAACGGAAAACAACAGGTATCCGTGTTCCCGATAATCCCCTTTGTCAGTCTCTCTTAAAGACGCTGGGTAATCCGATTATTTCCACTTCTGCTTATTTTGGTGATAATAATGGACAATTATCCACTTTTGACTATGAAAAGGCTCGTTTATTTGATTCTTTAGATAAGTTGGTGGATATTATTCTCGATGATGGATATCCCAATTTACAAACTGAGGTGTCAACTATTATTGACCTCACAGGAAAAGAACCCGAAATTATCCGAGAAGGGCTAGGAATCCAAGAAGCGGAAAGTTGGCTTTAA
- the larC gene encoding nickel pincer cofactor biosynthesis protein LarC codes for MTKVVYFDCPTGIAGDMCLGALVDAGVPLDYLISELQQLGLPEQYQLSSQPFTHNGQVATKVNVNLPEITPPSRHLQDLETLIEKAILPSQVKTWSLEVFQQLAKAEAAVHGVSPQEVHFHEVGATDAIIDIVGTCLGLNWLGVETISCSALPSGGGTVKATHGELPVPVPAVVNLWQSRNIPIYSNGINKELVTPTGAALMVTLANSFGAFPRMTVKQVGLGAGNASLPLPNILRLWIGETEANEDLETVAVLETQIDDLSPQVLAYCQELLFSAGALDVFTQPINMKKSRLGTLVTVICPLDQISACETVLFRETTTLGIRRQFQQRRALQREMQNIQTPLGVIRVKVAFLEDKVINIQPEYEDCVTIAQREEIPLREIQEMIIPIAFSLNNKSYQ; via the coding sequence ATGACAAAGGTTGTATATTTCGACTGTCCAACAGGAATTGCTGGAGATATGTGTTTAGGGGCTTTAGTGGACGCTGGTGTCCCTTTGGATTATCTCATATCTGAGCTTCAACAATTAGGACTTCCTGAGCAATACCAATTATCTTCTCAACCTTTTACCCATAATGGACAAGTTGCGACCAAAGTTAACGTTAATCTCCCTGAAATTACCCCTCCCTCTCGACATCTTCAGGATCTTGAAACTCTAATTGAAAAAGCCATCCTACCCTCGCAAGTAAAAACATGGAGTTTAGAGGTATTTCAACAACTAGCAAAAGCTGAAGCCGCCGTGCATGGGGTTTCTCCTCAGGAAGTCCATTTTCATGAAGTAGGAGCAACCGATGCCATTATTGATATTGTGGGCACTTGTTTGGGCTTAAACTGGCTAGGAGTAGAAACAATTTCTTGTTCAGCGTTACCCAGTGGTGGAGGAACAGTCAAGGCGACTCATGGAGAGTTACCGGTTCCGGTTCCAGCAGTGGTAAATTTGTGGCAATCACGAAATATTCCTATTTATAGTAATGGCATTAATAAAGAATTAGTCACCCCCACAGGAGCGGCTTTAATGGTTACTCTTGCCAATAGCTTTGGGGCATTTCCAAGGATGACAGTGAAACAGGTGGGACTTGGAGCGGGAAATGCGAGCTTACCTCTCCCTAATATTTTACGTCTTTGGATAGGAGAAACTGAAGCCAACGAAGATTTAGAAACAGTTGCGGTATTAGAAACTCAAATTGATGATCTTTCGCCACAAGTTTTAGCTTACTGCCAAGAATTACTCTTTAGCGCTGGAGCGTTAGATGTGTTTACGCAGCCAATTAATATGAAAAAGTCCCGCTTAGGAACCTTAGTGACGGTGATTTGCCCTTTAGATCAAATTTCAGCTTGTGAAACCGTTTTATTTCGAGAAACAACTACCTTAGGGATTCGTCGCCAATTTCAACAGCGTAGGGCTCTTCAACGGGAAATGCAGAACATTCAAACGCCTTTAGGAGTTATACGAGTGAAAGTTGCATTTTTGGAAGATAAAGTTATTAATATACAACCTGAATACGAAGACTGTGTCACAATTGCTCAACGAGAAGAAATCCCCTTACGAGAGATACAAGAAATGATAATTCCTATAGCCTTTTCGTTGAATAATAAATCTTACCAGTGA
- a CDS encoding alpha-amylase family glycosyl hydrolase, producing the protein MQSCRRGVFISILGVSVSLLVLFTVAIVFWLVLSLLPSDAIADELASREQSQTVTERQHHNSIGNLENDVLYYIVVDRFYDADPRNNVPEFAFEGNSSNPQKQGYNEMNKLLLRHTYDPSHRYMGMYWGGDLEGVIQRLDYLENLGVTKLMLSPIQDNSNGLFYHPDIKTYLYREKDETVEDDFYRHLSTPYHGYWTKDWFEIDEHFRSPDDEGRDRYRVFRELLNEAGKRGIGVILDLTMNQTAPGHTSTEPPNLGAGGFLFGESWFADNGDVYRHGERVAVHWDPKTGERDPQGWFHEPKIIWDFDTASKELIEEGQISGGMPDLNQDAPPVKRYLLEAAKFWLTFNEENYPIAGFRLDAVKHINERFWQEFEDYVLSINPDAVLLGEYFGGGYRAEASIDFLEATNHITHYDFNLSEAARRFFSCDRGWDGRTYILRETTLGRKGTYYNYNALERFLHWVFNPAETLEIPTASLDAIPDDEAKGWVTFVENHDKPRLKSYYPDVSDEAYKSLIEFQFTARGVPLIMYGAETALGIPYHPEHKGLFGVGGDPFNRPMMIWPGREGWKEDIYQTTKRMAHLRQDYPVLRYGTTRYLFPEGASKKEDIFMLREASEEGLRDNRPRVLYAYSTAGGEFSIPLEDDLKTGKLIDTGEEISLEGGTLTVSLQPEESQVFVLN; encoded by the coding sequence ATGCAAAGTTGCCGAAGAGGAGTTTTTATCTCTATTCTCGGAGTTTCAGTTTCATTACTGGTTTTATTTACGGTTGCGATTGTTTTTTGGCTGGTTTTATCACTGCTTCCTAGTGACGCGATCGCTGATGAATTGGCTTCTAGAGAGCAATCGCAAACAGTCACTGAGCGACAACATCACAATAGTATCGGGAATTTAGAAAATGATGTTCTTTACTATATTGTGGTGGATCGCTTTTATGATGCCGATCCGAGAAATAATGTTCCTGAGTTTGCTTTTGAAGGAAATTCCTCCAATCCCCAAAAGCAGGGTTATAACGAAATGAATAAACTCCTGCTTCGGCATACTTATGATCCGAGCCATCGCTATATGGGAATGTATTGGGGAGGCGATCTAGAAGGGGTGATTCAACGGTTAGATTATCTCGAAAATTTAGGGGTAACTAAACTGATGCTTTCCCCTATTCAGGACAATTCTAATGGCTTGTTTTATCATCCTGATATTAAGACTTATCTCTATCGGGAGAAAGATGAAACGGTGGAAGATGATTTTTATCGCCATCTTTCCACCCCCTATCACGGCTATTGGACTAAGGATTGGTTTGAAATTGATGAGCATTTTCGCTCTCCTGATGATGAAGGGCGCGATCGTTATCGAGTATTTCGAGAATTACTCAATGAAGCAGGAAAACGTGGTATTGGGGTAATTTTAGATTTAACTATGAATCAAACTGCGCCAGGGCACACTTCTACAGAACCCCCCAATTTAGGGGCTGGTGGCTTTCTGTTTGGAGAGTCTTGGTTTGCAGATAATGGTGATGTGTATCGTCATGGGGAACGAGTGGCGGTGCATTGGGATCCCAAAACAGGAGAACGGGATCCGCAAGGTTGGTTCCATGAACCGAAAATTATTTGGGATTTTGATACGGCTTCTAAGGAACTGATTGAAGAAGGGCAAATTAGTGGCGGAATGCCAGATTTAAATCAAGATGCGCCCCCAGTGAAACGGTATTTATTAGAGGCAGCTAAGTTTTGGTTAACCTTTAATGAGGAAAATTATCCCATTGCTGGTTTTCGTTTAGATGCAGTGAAGCATATTAATGAGCGATTTTGGCAGGAGTTTGAAGATTATGTTCTTTCGATTAATCCTGATGCTGTGTTATTAGGCGAATACTTTGGTGGGGGATATCGCGCTGAAGCAAGTATTGATTTTTTAGAGGCGACAAACCATATCACTCATTATGATTTTAATTTGAGTGAAGCAGCACGGCGGTTTTTTTCGTGCGATCGCGGCTGGGATGGACGCACCTATATCTTGCGAGAAACCACTCTCGGACGTAAAGGAACTTATTATAACTATAATGCCCTTGAGCGGTTCTTACACTGGGTTTTTAATCCTGCTGAAACTTTAGAAATTCCCACTGCATCTCTCGATGCGATTCCCGATGACGAAGCGAAGGGTTGGGTAACGTTTGTGGAAAATCATGATAAGCCTCGCTTAAAAAGCTATTATCCTGATGTGTCTGACGAAGCCTATAAAAGCCTCATTGAGTTTCAATTTACTGCGCGAGGTGTGCCTCTAATTATGTATGGCGCAGAAACAGCATTAGGGATTCCTTACCACCCAGAACATAAAGGATTATTTGGCGTGGGAGGTGATCCCTTTAATCGTCCCATGATGATTTGGCCAGGGCGTGAAGGATGGAAAGAAGATATTTATCAAACGACTAAACGCATGGCGCATTTGCGACAAGATTATCCTGTCTTACGCTATGGCACCACCCGTTATCTCTTTCCTGAAGGCGCAAGTAAGAAAGAAGATATCTTTATGTTACGAGAAGCCTCAGAAGAAGGCTTAAGAGATAATCGTCCACGTGTTCTCTATGCTTATTCTACAGCAGGGGGAGAGTTTTCTATTCCTTTAGAAGATGACCTGAAAACAGGGAAACTAATTGATACTGGAGAGGAAATATCTTTAGAAGGTGGCACCTTAACCGTCAGCTTACAACCTGAAGAATCTCAAGTGTTTGTTTTAAATTAA